A single region of the Sorghum bicolor cultivar BTx623 chromosome 7, Sorghum_bicolor_NCBIv3, whole genome shotgun sequence genome encodes:
- the LOC8055388 gene encoding ENHANCER OF AG-4 protein 2: MPPGGRRGAKQRPKWTREPQLGDLVLAKIKGYPPWPAKISRPEDWQHKPTPKKFFVYFYGTEEIAFVPLADLEEFTEKTKNDLLDRAPNIKVQRKYVQVFNDAVEQICKAYDELPKTSEAANGALPDRCEKTTEHLVRSPDVGETPGLGQMEGVSPTDYSNTSGQGSGTEEDVKDGGHEIGDHSLTVPQKKTSLLQDPKHPKTNKSAASKSVLDMYTEQEHSPTSAHTERETEQVKVEKESRSLEGFVLEPNLEVVCALEAPKKSKSNKLLRDALRKENKHAGIGSPTGRIAAEAASDVVLNISAGKESREFKKSKIMTKQSLKTDSEKRDYDKTVHGKPDKQLTGKSSAGAGFSSNKKSLPGIGQHKMDSSADTRPAKKPRLLDRAGETDKTVAKSETKLNLNYEKHNAMKHERSTAMETGKNTILKTGTSDDRARRSGGVVSPISRLHSEVMEPASGSVTQLGVADSVKKGSSMKEDALRVDRQLVKPKRRACRFDDDEDEGQRTPLHRTSSKSIGEIHRTSAKSIERVPSEKAGTRGNFSSHVGNAPGKKSGPAREEKSRNVRMSPVKNEPVFSSPSQDKVHARHQVTGRRLTTGSVETPAVIGNKMNLVDCKSSAQVKMPASSELKKLHSSSSKPLHLTSGNSHSRNHPAPEKITLLPKSEETKAKSKPATSVEHKVGITLSTERTGKRDHLKEERSSSVDKATSSEPNPDSAKSIKHLIAAAQARRNLMASAHAKFDGSSTDNAAITSTPYGLPGLSPNPVFRIPSPPRIAFPESPGQRILKSPMELDNGHGKSPKSRQASGSPGGGTDAAIARDALEGMIETLSRTKDSIGRATRLAIECSKYGIAGEIVELLIQKLESEPNLHRRIDLLFLVDSITQCSHSQRGVAGASYVPTVQAALPRLLGAAAPPGAGARENRRQCLKVLRLWLERKIMPEDILRKYMGDIEVPNDDTSTTLMLKRPSRAERSVDDPIREMDDMLVDEYGSNATFELSGILSSKVFEDDEDFPRNNGSSPFVSRPVESDVIRETEETIAPASVEEHIIGVENVTTDAAMEDALEILGNIQQTDGAVLIEHDSSQDPGSEQALIDQNELPPLPDGPPPLPSDSPPPPPPLPPSPPPATPPPPPPPLSPASPPPPPPPPLPSGPPPQPAPPPPQPAPPPLPTQAPPLPSIPPPVPSSPSSLGYQPPAPEYFMTPNGNQLTQMTGNTSIQAIGNTTTFIPGGPVNGQAAVNFVTSMPANNNVFMAPQTSNGNYQFRPTGVPFQQGNFSAFPSAQTPLVHPHSRMAHMNPMGQQAVPPPRNPYAVQSFPNSQSHYPPEEHNWLAGGRALSCSEGPFMQDGYSRSNIDRSSMNPMNHQHTVLNHLPSGAPLPGHVPQMLPARSDIHTLNCWRPS; encoded by the exons atgcCTCCCGGCGGTAGGCGCGGCGCCAAGCAGCGCCCCAAGTGGACCAGGGAACCCCAGCTGGGTGACCTCGTCCTCGCCAAGATCAAGGGGTACCCGCCCTGGCCAGCTAAG ATCAGCAGGCCCGAGGACTGGCAGCATAAGCCAACGCCCAAAAAGTTTTTCGTCTACTTCTACGGCACTGAAGAGAT TGCTTTTGTACCCCTGGCAGATCTTGAGGAATTTACTGAGAAGACAAAGAATGATCTGTTAGATCGAGCTCCAAATATTAAAGTTCAAAGGAAATATGTTCAAGTATTTAATGATGCTGTTGAGCAGATCTGCAAGGCCTATGATGAGCTGCCAAAAACATCTGAAGCTGCAAATGGAGCATTGCCTGATCGGTGTGAAAAGACTACAGAGCACCTTGTGAGGTCACCTGATGTTGGTGAGACTCCAGGATTGGGACAAATGGAAGGTGTAAGCCCTACTGATTACTCAAATACTTCAGGGCAAGGGTCAGGGACTGAGGAGGATGTCAAAGATGGTGGTCATGAAATAGGGGATCATTCTTTAACAGTTCCTCAAAAGAAAACGTCTTTACTACAGGATCCTAAGCATCCCAAGACAAACAAGTCTGCCGCATCCAAGTCTGTTCTTGACATGTACACAGAACAGGAGCATTCACCAACATCTGCGCACACAGAAAGGGAGACTGAACAGGTAAAAGTTGAAAAAGAGAGCCGTTCCCTAGAAGGTTTTGTtttggaacctaacttggaggTGGTTTGCGCCCTTGAAGCGCCAAAGAAATCTAAATCCAACAAGCTGTTGAGGGATGCTTTAAGGAAGGAAAACAAGCATGCTGGTATTGGTAGTCCTACTGGAAGGATTGCTGCTGAGGCTGCATCTGATGTTGTATTAAACATAAGTGCTGGCAAAGAGAGCAGAGAATTTAAGAAGTCAAAAATCATGACAAAACAATCACTGAAAACTGATTCAGAGAAAAGGGATTATGATAAAACTGTGCATGGCAAGCCTGACAAGCAGTTGACTGGAAAATCATCTGCAGGGGCAGGGTTTTCTTCCAATAAGAAATCTCTGCCAGGTATCGGACAGCACAAGATGGACAGTAGTGCTGATACACGTCCAGCAAAGAAGCCAAGACTTCTGGACAGGGCTGGTGAAACAGATAAGACAGTTGCCAAGAGTGAGACGAAGTTAAACCTAAATTATGAAAAGCATAATGCTATGAAACATGAGCGATCTACCGCTATGGAAACTGGTAAAAACACAATTCTTAAGACTGGTACCAGTGATGATAGGGCACGGAGATCAGGTGGTGTTGTATCACCCATATCAAGGCTTCATTCTGAGGTCATGGAACCAGCATCTGGTTCTGTAACTCAGTTAGGTGTTGCTGATTCTGTTAAAAAGGGTTCCAGCATGAAGGAGGATGCCTTGCGTGTCGATAGGCAATTGGTGAAACCTAAGAGAAGAGCATGTCGttttgatgatgatgaggatgaaGGACAGCGGACACCACTTCATAGAACTTCTTCCAAATCTATCGGGGAAATTCATAGAACTTCTGCCAAATCTATCGAGCGTGTCCCAAGTGAGAAAGCAGGTACTCGGGGAAATTTTTCTTCACATGTTGGTAATGCTCCTGGAAAAAAATCAGGCCCTGCAAGAGAAGAGAAATCAAGGAATGTTAGGATGTCACCTGTGAAGAATGAGCCAGTTTTTTCTTCACCGAGTCAGGATAAAGTGCATGCTAGACACCAGGTAACGGGGAGAAGACTAACCACAGGGTCAGTTGAGACTCCTGCTGTCATTGGTAACAAAATGAACCTGGTTGATTGCAAATCCTCTGCTCAAGTAAAAATGCCGGCATCCTCTGAGTTGAAGAAACTTCATAGTAGTTCTTCTAAACCATTGCACCTAACATCTGGGAACTCCCATTCCCGAAACCATCCTGCCCCAGAAAAGATCACCTTGCTGCCCAAATCAGAAGAAACAAAGGCTAAATCTAAGCCAGCTACGTCTGTTGAGCATAAGGTGGGCATCACTTTGTCAACTGAACGGACTGGGAAGCGGGATCACTTGAAAGAGGAAAG ATCCAGTTCTGTTGATAAAGCAACTTCTTCTGAACCTAACCCTGACTCGGCCAAGTCAATAAAACATCTTATTGCAGCTGCCCAAGCAAGGAGGAATCTTATGGCTTCTGCTCATGCAAAATTTGATGGGTCTTCAACTGATAATGCTGCTATTACCTCCACACCATATGGTTTGCCAGGACTAAGCCCTAATCCTGTTTTCCGCATTCCATCCCCACCCAGAATTGCTTTTCCCGAGAGTCCTGGTCAACGTATTCTGAAAAGCCCAATGGAGCTTGACAATGGTCATGGAAAGAGTCCCAAATCTAGGCAGGCCAGTGGTTCACCTGGTGGTGGTACTGATGCAGCAATTGCTCGTGATGCTTTGGAGGGAATGATAGAGACTTTATCGAGGACAAAGGATAGTATAGGACGTGCAACACGCCTTGCAATTGAGTGCTCTAAATATGGCATTGCTGGAGag ATTGTCGAGCTTCTCATACAGAAATTGGAGAGCGAGCCTAATTTGCATCGCAGAATTGACCTCCTTTTTCTTGTGGATTCCATAACACAGTGTTCTCATTCTCAGAGAG GAGTTGCTGGGGCTTCATATGTTCCCACTGTTCAAGCGGCATTGCCTCGTCTTTTGGGTGCTGCTGCTCCACCTGGAGCTGGTGCTCGAGAAAACCGGCGCCAGTGCCTTAAA GTTTTAAGATTGTGGCTTGAGAGAAAGATTATGCCAGAAGACATACTCCGAAAGTACATGGGTGACATTGAGGTGCCAAATGATGATACTAGCACTACTTTAATGTTGAAGCGACCATCCCGTGCTGAACGTTCTGTAGACGATCCTATTAGGGAGATGGATGACATGCTTGTTGATGAATATGGAAG CAATGCAACTTTTGAGCTTTCTGGAATTTTATCATCAAAAGTGTTTGAAGATGATGAAGACTTCCCCCGAAATAATGGGTCATCACCATTTGTTTCACGGCCTGTTGAAAGCGATGTCATACGAGAAACTGAAGAGACTATTGCTCCAGCATCTGTTGAGGAACACATTATTGGAGTAGAGAATGTAACTACTGATGCTGCTATGGAAGATGCTTTAGAGATACTAGGTAACATCCAACAGACTGATGGAGCTGTCCTTATTGAACATGACTCTAGTCAAGATCCAGGTTCAGAGCAGGCATTAATTGACCAGAATGAGCTTCCCCCTCTACCCGATGGCCCTCCACCGCTTCCATCAGAttcaccacctcctccacctcctttgcctcCTTCGCCACCACCTGCTacaccaccgccgccaccacctccaCTTTCTCCAGCTTCACCACCTCCGCCCCCACCTCCCCCACTGCCATCTGGACCACCTCCTCAGCctgctccaccacctcctcaGCCTGCTCCACCACCTCTGCCAACCCAGGCCCCACCTCTTCCTTCTATTCCGCCGCCTGTTCCTTCATCTCCGTCATCATTGGGTTATCAGCCTCCAGCTCCAGAGTACTTCATGACGCCCAAT GGTAATCAATTGACCCAGATGACAGGAAATACATCAATTCAAGCTATTGGAAATACAACAACTTTCATTCCTGGTGGACCAGTTAATGGGCAAGCTGCGGTTAATTTTGTTACTTCAATGCCGGCAAACAATAACGTATTTATGGCACCACAAACTTCTAATGGTAATTACCAGTTTCGGCCCACTGGTGTACCTTTTCAGCAAGGGAATTTCAGTGCCTTTCCATCTGCACAAACGCCTCTAGTTCATCCCCACTCTCGTATGGCACACATGAATCCCATGGGCCAACAAGCTGTACCACCTCCGCGCAATCCTTATGCCGTGCAGTCCTTTCCAAACAGTCAGAGCCATTATCCACCTGAAGAACATAAttggctagcaggtggcagagcatTATCTTGCTCAGAAGGGCCATTCATGCAGGATG GATATTCAAGATCGAACATTGACAGATCTTCAATGAATCCTATGAATCATCAACATACTGTTCTGAATCATTTGCCGTCTGGAGCACCACTACCAG GCCATGTTCCTCAGATGCTACCAGCCAGGTCTGATATCCACACTCTTAATTGCTGGAGGCCTTCTTGA